One Jannaschia sp. GRR-S6-38 genomic window carries:
- a CDS encoding carbohydrate ABC transporter permease has translation MAVAPVVPDTHPPRETRGWYRRNEIKVTPWLFLLPGLLFFATYVILPIFQSFQVSLYRWDGLGELSETGTFIGLGNYRELMTDRAFEISLWNNMRWLFLYLLAIPMGLGIALFLNQTVVGIRLYKSLFFFPFVISQVVVGLVFSWFYLPKEGLLNAGLALFGLGPVNILGDPDLATYGIIAAGLWPQTAYCMILYLTGLNAVDPEQVEAARLDGAKGWKMLWYVIVPQLRPATFIAFVVTIIGALRSFDLISIMTNGGPFGQTRVLSFYMFEKALAEFGFRMGYGASIAVVLFLIMLCFIAYFLWSMWRDERVAR, from the coding sequence ATGGCCGTCGCCCCCGTCGTCCCCGATACGCACCCCCCGCGCGAGACGCGGGGCTGGTACCGGCGCAACGAGATCAAGGTGACGCCCTGGCTGTTCCTGCTGCCCGGCCTGCTGTTCTTCGCGACCTACGTCATCCTGCCGATCTTCCAGTCCTTCCAGGTCAGCCTCTACCGCTGGGACGGGCTGGGCGAGCTGTCCGAGACCGGCACCTTCATCGGGCTGGGCAATTACCGCGAGCTGATGACCGACCGCGCCTTCGAGATCAGCCTGTGGAACAACATGCGCTGGCTGTTCCTCTACCTTCTGGCCATCCCGATGGGCCTCGGGATCGCGCTGTTCCTGAACCAGACGGTGGTGGGCATCCGGCTTTACAAATCGCTGTTCTTCTTTCCCTTCGTCATTAGCCAGGTCGTCGTGGGGCTGGTGTTTTCCTGGTTCTACCTGCCGAAGGAAGGGCTTCTGAACGCGGGCCTCGCCCTCTTTGGGCTGGGGCCGGTGAACATCCTCGGCGATCCCGACCTCGCGACCTACGGGATCATTGCCGCGGGGCTCTGGCCGCAGACGGCCTATTGCATGATCCTCTACCTTACCGGCCTGAACGCCGTGGATCCCGAGCAGGTGGAGGCCGCGCGGCTGGACGGGGCGAAGGGCTGGAAGATGCTCTGGTACGTGATCGTCCCGCAGCTGCGCCCGGCGACCTTCATCGCCTTCGTGGTCACCATCATCGGCGCGCTGCGCAGCTTCGATCTGATCTCGATCATGACCAATGGCGGCCCGTTCGGTCAGACGCGGGTGCTGAGTTTTTACATGTTCGAGAAGGCGCTGGCCGAGTTCGGCTTCCGCATGGGCTACGGCGCGTCGATCGCGGTGGTCCTGTTCCTGATCATGCTGTGCTTCATCGCCTATTTCCTGTGGTCGATGTGGCGCGACGAGCGGGTCGCGCGATGA
- a CDS encoding MmcQ/YjbR family DNA-binding protein: protein MIRREDVDAICAALPGATPAEPPELVSWKVGGKMFACFGQQEDGDGVSVKTPDVETASMLIEAGAATRAKYFHRSWVRLPYASTDPTEAAHRLRVSYDTVVAGLPKSARPEG from the coding sequence ATGATCCGGCGCGAGGATGTGGACGCGATCTGCGCTGCGCTGCCCGGCGCGACGCCGGCCGAACCGCCGGAGCTGGTCTCCTGGAAGGTCGGCGGCAAGATGTTCGCCTGTTTCGGCCAGCAGGAAGACGGCGACGGCGTCTCGGTGAAGACGCCCGATGTCGAGACGGCGTCGATGCTGATCGAGGCGGGCGCGGCCACGCGGGCCAAGTATTTCCACCGCTCCTGGGTGCGGCTGCCCTATGCCAGCACCGACCCGACCGAGGCCGCCCACCGTCTGCGCGTCTCCTACGACACGGTGGTGGCCGGACTGCCGAAATCCGCGCGACCGGAGGGCTAG
- a CDS encoding carbohydrate ABC transporter permease: MFPTPIQKTSRSWQITYQALLPLALIMWLLPLIAVMLFSIKPDSDFTQGNYWGIPGDIRFLENYGRVFFESDMPRYLFNSLLITIPTVIGTIALSCMTGFALGIYRFNGNLLIFFMFIAGNFVPFQILMVPVRDLTIDMNLYDTKTGLVLFHIAFQTGFCTLFMRNFIRALPFPLIEAARVEGVAEWRIFWYVVLPLMKPAIAALAVLIFTFIWNDYFWAIVLTQGPDSQPVTAGITSFNAQYRAAYHLMSAGSIVAALPPVLMFFLMQRHFIAGLTLGAVK, from the coding sequence ATGTTCCCGACGCCGATCCAGAAGACTTCGCGCAGCTGGCAGATCACCTATCAGGCGCTCCTGCCGCTGGCCCTGATCATGTGGCTTCTGCCGCTGATCGCGGTGATGCTGTTCTCGATCAAGCCCGACAGCGATTTCACGCAAGGCAATTACTGGGGCATCCCGGGCGACATCCGGTTCCTCGAGAATTACGGCCGCGTCTTCTTCGAGAGCGACATGCCGCGCTACCTGTTCAACTCGCTGCTGATCACCATCCCCACGGTGATCGGCACCATCGCGCTCAGCTGCATGACGGGCTTCGCGCTGGGCATCTACCGCTTCAACGGCAACCTGCTGATCTTCTTCATGTTCATCGCGGGCAATTTCGTGCCCTTCCAGATCCTGATGGTGCCGGTGCGCGACCTGACCATCGACATGAACCTTTACGACACCAAGACCGGGCTGGTGCTGTTCCACATCGCCTTCCAGACCGGGTTCTGCACGCTCTTCATGCGCAACTTCATCCGCGCCCTGCCCTTCCCGCTGATCGAGGCGGCGCGGGTCGAGGGCGTCGCCGAATGGCGTATCTTCTGGTACGTCGTGCTGCCGCTGATGAAGCCCGCGATCGCGGCGCTGGCGGTGCTGATCTTCACCTTCATCTGGAACGACTATTTCTGGGCCATCGTGCTCACGCAGGGCCCCGACAGCCAGCCGGTCACCGCGGGCATCACCAGCTTCAACGCGCAATACCGCGCGGCCTACCACCTGATGAGCGCGGGCAGCATCGTCGCCGCGCTGCCGCCGGTGCTGATGTTCTTCCTGATGCAGCGCCATTTCATCGCCGGGCTGACCCTGGGCGCCGTCAAATGA
- a CDS encoding SDR family NAD(P)-dependent oxidoreductase → MTTARYPDLDGASVFITGGGSGIGAALTEGFLRQGARVAFIGRSDAAAFVDRMAQDTGNRPLFLQGDVTDNASLFAAMDKAAQTHGPITRLVNNAANDQRHDTLDVDEAFWRWAIDINLKAYLFACQHMIRALRDAGLPGHIVNFSSISYMMGNAGYAIYTAANAGITGLTRSLAREFGPDGIRVNALAPGWVLTEKQLDKWASPEALQAHLDRQCLKEHLTPADIVNPTLFLASDASRMMTGQTMAVDGGVVVSG, encoded by the coding sequence ATGACCACCGCCCGCTATCCCGACCTCGACGGCGCCTCCGTCTTCATCACCGGCGGCGGCTCCGGCATCGGGGCGGCCCTGACCGAGGGCTTCCTGCGCCAAGGCGCGCGCGTGGCCTTCATCGGCCGCTCCGACGCCGCGGCCTTCGTGGACAGGATGGCGCAGGACACCGGCAACCGCCCGCTCTTCCTGCAGGGCGACGTCACCGATAACGCGTCGCTCTTCGCCGCGATGGACAAAGCGGCGCAGACGCATGGCCCGATCACGCGGCTGGTGAACAACGCCGCGAACGACCAGCGCCACGACACGCTGGATGTGGACGAGGCATTCTGGCGCTGGGCCATCGACATCAATCTCAAGGCCTATCTATTCGCCTGCCAGCACATGATCCGCGCGCTCCGGGACGCGGGCCTGCCCGGTCATATCGTCAATTTCAGCTCGATCTCCTACATGATGGGGAATGCCGGCTACGCGATCTACACCGCCGCCAATGCCGGGATCACCGGCCTGACCCGGTCGCTCGCGCGCGAGTTCGGGCCAGACGGAATCCGCGTCAACGCGCTCGCCCCCGGCTGGGTGCTGACCGAGAAGCAGCTCGACAAATGGGCCTCGCCCGAGGCGCTGCAGGCGCATCTCGACCGGCAATGCCTGAAGGAGCACCTGACCCCCGCCGACATCGTCAACCCGACGCTGTTTCTCGCCTCCGATGCCAGCCGGATGATGACCGGGCAGACGATGGCCGTGGATGGCGGGGTCGTCGTGTCGGGATGA
- a CDS encoding 2-dehydro-3-deoxygalactonokinase has product MSDWIAVDWGTTSLRATRMAGERAVETRRSGDGMGGLARDGFEPALMALVEDWLDGPTEVVACGMVGSRQGWAEAPYATVPCAPPLDRAVAVDTRDPRLRLRIVPGVSQTAPHPDVMRGEEVQIAGILRASPEFDGVACLPGTHTKWAHLSAGEIVSFRTAMTGELFALLGRQSVLRHSLGGEDWDAAAFAEAVSDALSRPERALGRLFELRAADLLLGQPAATARSILSGLLIGAELAATKPWWLGRDVVICGADALARAYETALRAQGLQPRVLPAEATTLAGLTAAKEAS; this is encoded by the coding sequence ATGAGCGACTGGATCGCCGTCGATTGGGGCACGACCTCGCTGCGCGCCACGCGCATGGCCGGCGAACGCGCCGTCGAGACGCGCCGCAGCGGCGACGGCATGGGCGGGCTCGCCCGCGACGGGTTCGAGCCGGCGCTGATGGCGCTGGTGGAGGACTGGCTCGACGGGCCGACCGAGGTCGTGGCCTGCGGCATGGTGGGCTCGCGGCAGGGCTGGGCCGAGGCGCCCTATGCCACGGTCCCCTGCGCGCCGCCGCTGGACCGCGCCGTCGCCGTCGACACCCGGGATCCCCGGCTGCGGCTGCGGATCGTGCCCGGCGTCAGCCAGACCGCGCCGCACCCGGACGTGATGCGCGGCGAGGAGGTGCAGATCGCGGGCATCCTGCGCGCGTCGCCCGAATTCGACGGCGTCGCCTGCCTGCCCGGCACGCACACGAAATGGGCGCATCTGAGCGCGGGCGAGATCGTCAGCTTCCGCACGGCCATGACGGGCGAGCTCTTCGCGCTGCTGGGCCGGCAATCGGTCCTGCGCCATTCGCTGGGCGGCGAGGATTGGGACGCGGCCGCCTTCGCCGAGGCCGTCTCGGACGCGCTGTCGCGGCCAGAACGCGCGCTGGGCCGTCTGTTTGAGTTGCGCGCCGCGGACCTTCTCCTCGGGCAGCCGGCCGCCACCGCGCGGTCGATCCTCTCGGGGCTCTTGATCGGGGCGGAGCTGGCGGCCACCAAGCCGTGGTGGCTGGGCCGCGACGTGGTGATCTGCGGCGCGGACGCCCTCGCCCGCGCCTACGAGACCGCGCTCCGGGCGCAGGGATTGCAACCGCGCGTCCTGCCCGCCGAGGCGACGACCCTCGCCGGGCTGACCGCCGCCAAGGAGGCCTCATGA